The Flavobacteriales bacterium genome includes a region encoding these proteins:
- the fmt gene encoding methionyl-tRNA formyltransferase — MTEKKGLRIVFMGTPDFASYILEKMIEENHQIVGVVTPPDKPAGRGMKLQSSAVKKVAVEHGLELAQPEKLKNEEFIDQLQQWNADIFVVIAFRMLPKIVWSIPSKGTFNLHGSLLPHYRGAAPIHWAVINGEKETGVTTFFIDEKIDTGAIIDYKKCAIEEKDTVGSVYSKLMKLGGELVLETLDKIINDEVNTRNQHELFEDENQLKHAPKIFKKTCEINFDRPVEIVYNHIRGLNPFPGAFAKLTAEDFKKQIKFFNCRFEKRAIEGSIGSFYHHQKEIHINCKDGVIIVDELQLEGKKRMKAKDFISGFNWEKKYQFIYEQ; from the coding sequence ATGACCGAAAAAAAAGGATTGAGAATCGTATTTATGGGAACGCCAGATTTTGCTTCCTATATACTTGAAAAGATGATCGAAGAAAATCATCAAATAGTTGGGGTAGTAACCCCCCCTGATAAACCAGCAGGTCGTGGAATGAAACTTCAATCAAGTGCGGTAAAAAAAGTAGCTGTGGAGCATGGCTTAGAACTGGCACAGCCAGAAAAACTCAAAAATGAAGAATTTATTGATCAACTCCAGCAATGGAATGCAGATATTTTTGTGGTGATTGCTTTTAGAATGTTACCAAAAATTGTTTGGAGTATTCCATCCAAAGGAACATTTAATCTGCATGGATCTCTTCTTCCTCATTATCGTGGTGCTGCACCCATTCATTGGGCCGTTATCAATGGAGAAAAAGAAACGGGAGTAACCACCTTTTTTATCGATGAAAAAATAGATACTGGAGCAATCATCGACTATAAAAAATGTGCTATAGAAGAGAAAGATACTGTCGGTTCTGTTTACTCAAAGCTGATGAAATTAGGAGGAGAATTGGTATTGGAAACTTTGGATAAAATTATCAATGATGAAGTAAATACTCGAAATCAGCATGAACTTTTTGAAGATGAAAATCAACTTAAACATGCTCCAAAAATTTTCAAGAAAACTTGTGAAATAAATTTTGATCGCCCTGTAGAAATTGTCTACAACCATATCCGTGGTTTGAATCCATTTCCTGGAGCTTTTGCAAAATTGACGGCAGAAGATTTTAAAAAACAGATTAAATTTTTCAATTGCCGTTTTGAAAAAAGAGCAATTGAAGGTTCGATAGGTAGCTTTTATCACCACCAAAAAGAAATACATATTAACTGTAAAGATGGTGTTATTATTGTTGATGAATTACAGTTGGAAGGTAAAAAAAGGATGAAAGCTAAAGACTTTATTTCTGGTTTTAATTGGGAGAAAAAATATCAGTTTATCTATGAACAATAA
- a CDS encoding DNA gyrase/topoisomerase IV subunit A: MEEPYQNNSSENIESIKNVSGHFKDWFLDYASYVILERAVPALEDGLKPVHRRILHSMKEIDDGRYHKVANIIGHTMKYHPHGDTSIGDALVHIGQKNLLIDTQGNWGNIFTGDRAAASRYIEARLTPFALETLFNHKITNWLSSYDGRGKEPEVLPAKYPILLYHGVEGIAVGLSTKVMPHNFNELIDASIAILKNRSFKLVPDFPTAGLADFSNYNDGKKGGKIKVRARISIEDNKTLKISEIPFGTTTSSLIDSILKANDKGKIKIKKVEDNTAEHVEILVHLAPNISPDQMIDALYAFTDCEVNISVYCCVVHEDKPVFIGVSDILRFNTQNTVDLLTSELKIKLGEAKEQWHFSSLEKIFIENRIYLRIEEAETWEEIIQEIRTGLEPFIGNLERAVTDDDIARLTEIKIKRISKYDSFKAEENILKIEGKIAEYQHHLTNIIDYTIDFFKNIKEKYGKGRERKTEITNFGTIQANRVAIASEKLYVNREEGFVGTGSSMRKEEYVCDCSDIDDIIVFRKDGTMVVSKVDDKKFLGKDILYVNVFKKGNTRKIYNVIYEDGATKFTYQKRFAVKTITRDKEYRISSDHKKSKILYFSANPNGEAELVEINLKTQSRTRKLKFELNFADLAIKGRGVKGNLVSKFPIKKIEFKAEGNSTLEPVKIWLDESIMRLNREERGELLGAFGPKDKLIEITDDGKYRVITPDLTTHFESNWLKIEKWHSEKPITAVYYYPEKEKHYIKRFVAEPSSKPFTEFLPDEKCRLEFVSTAWKPQFQIHFRKQRGKDLRESETIIADEFIEIKGFSAMGNQLSGFTIKDVEELESIPYEEPQVEIEEEKETPTLFDEMEGNPQEE; the protein is encoded by the coding sequence ATGGAAGAACCGTATCAAAATAACTCATCAGAAAATATTGAAAGCATCAAGAATGTTTCTGGGCATTTCAAAGATTGGTTTTTGGATTATGCCTCCTATGTAATTCTTGAAAGAGCCGTTCCAGCCTTAGAAGATGGATTAAAACCTGTTCATAGGCGAATTCTTCATTCTATGAAAGAAATTGACGATGGAAGATATCACAAGGTTGCAAATATCATTGGGCATACCATGAAATATCATCCACATGGAGACACTTCTATTGGAGATGCACTAGTTCATATTGGTCAAAAAAACTTATTAATAGATACGCAAGGTAACTGGGGAAATATCTTTACAGGGGATCGAGCAGCCGCTTCAAGATATATAGAAGCTCGCCTTACCCCTTTTGCATTAGAAACTCTTTTTAATCATAAAATTACCAATTGGTTAAGTTCTTATGACGGAAGAGGAAAAGAACCTGAAGTTCTCCCTGCAAAGTACCCAATACTTCTGTATCATGGTGTAGAGGGAATTGCTGTTGGACTTTCTACTAAAGTAATGCCTCATAATTTTAATGAGCTTATTGATGCAAGTATTGCCATTCTAAAAAATCGTTCTTTTAAACTAGTACCTGATTTCCCAACAGCAGGTTTGGCTGATTTTTCAAACTATAATGATGGGAAAAAGGGAGGAAAAATTAAAGTTCGAGCAAGAATTTCTATAGAGGACAATAAAACACTCAAAATAAGCGAAATTCCTTTTGGGACAACAACATCCTCTCTTATTGATTCTATCCTAAAAGCTAATGATAAGGGTAAAATAAAGATAAAGAAAGTAGAAGATAACACAGCAGAACATGTAGAAATATTAGTTCATTTAGCACCCAATATTTCGCCAGATCAGATGATAGATGCACTTTATGCATTTACAGATTGCGAGGTAAATATCTCTGTATATTGTTGTGTAGTTCATGAAGACAAACCTGTATTTATAGGTGTTTCAGATATTTTAAGATTCAATACACAAAATACTGTTGATCTACTCACTAGTGAACTTAAAATAAAACTGGGTGAAGCAAAAGAACAATGGCATTTCTCTAGCTTAGAGAAAATTTTTATTGAAAATAGAATTTATCTAAGAATAGAAGAAGCAGAAACTTGGGAAGAGATTATTCAAGAAATAAGAACAGGTCTTGAACCCTTTATTGGAAATCTTGAAAGAGCCGTTACCGATGATGATATTGCAAGACTTACAGAAATAAAGATCAAAAGAATATCTAAATATGACTCCTTTAAAGCTGAAGAGAACATTCTCAAGATTGAAGGAAAAATTGCAGAATACCAGCATCATTTGACCAATATTATCGACTATACCATAGATTTTTTCAAAAATATTAAGGAAAAATATGGAAAAGGAAGAGAACGAAAAACTGAAATTACAAATTTCGGAACTATTCAGGCAAATAGAGTGGCAATAGCTAGTGAAAAGCTTTATGTAAACCGTGAAGAAGGTTTTGTAGGAACAGGTTCCTCTATGCGTAAAGAGGAATACGTTTGTGATTGTTCTGATATTGATGATATCATAGTATTTAGAAAAGATGGTACTATGGTAGTAAGTAAAGTAGATGATAAAAAATTCTTAGGGAAAGATATTCTCTATGTCAATGTTTTCAAAAAAGGAAACACACGTAAGATTTATAATGTGATCTACGAAGATGGAGCAACAAAGTTTACTTACCAAAAACGTTTTGCAGTAAAAACCATCACAAGAGATAAAGAATATAGAATTTCTTCAGATCATAAGAAATCTAAAATTCTCTATTTCTCTGCAAACCCAAATGGAGAAGCAGAATTAGTAGAAATAAACCTCAAAACACAGTCTAGAACTCGAAAATTAAAGTTTGAATTAAACTTTGCAGATCTCGCCATTAAAGGTAGAGGAGTTAAAGGAAATCTTGTTTCAAAATTTCCAATCAAAAAAATAGAATTCAAAGCAGAAGGAAACTCCACATTAGAACCTGTAAAAATCTGGTTAGACGAAAGTATTATGAGGCTTAACCGAGAAGAAAGAGGTGAACTTCTAGGGGCTTTTGGACCAAAAGATAAATTGATTGAGATTACTGATGATGGGAAATACCGAGTGATTACTCCAGATTTAACAACGCATTTTGAATCAAATTGGTTAAAAATTGAGAAGTGGCATTCAGAAAAACCAATCACCGCAGTATATTATTATCCTGAAAAGGAAAAACACTATATCAAAAGGTTTGTTGCAGAACCAAGCTCTAAACCATTTACAGAGTTTCTACCCGATGAAAAATGTCGCTTAGAATTTGTGTCTACTGCATGGAAACCTCAATTTCAAATTCATTTTAGGAAACAAAGAGGTAAAGATCTTCGTGAATCCGAAACGATTATTGCTGATGAGTTTATAGAAATCAAAGGCTTTTCTGCCATGGGGAATCAGCTAAGTGGATTTACCATAAAAGATGTGGAAGAGCTAGAATCTATTCCTTATGAAGAACCACAAGTAGAAATAGAGGAAGAGAAAGAGACTCCTACCCTTTTTGATGAAATGGAAGGAAATCCACAAGAAGAATAA
- a CDS encoding DUF4286 family protein: MKIIYNVTVNIEETVHTEWLQWMKETHIPEVMATGKFIDNRFCKVLSDDPQGITYSIQYLCENHEILEDYMKNDAPKLQRAHNVKYEGKFVAFRTLLKMVE, encoded by the coding sequence ATGAAAATAATCTATAACGTTACCGTAAATATCGAAGAAACTGTACACACAGAATGGCTTCAATGGATGAAAGAAACCCATATTCCAGAGGTTATGGCTACCGGAAAATTTATTGATAATCGATTCTGTAAAGTACTTTCAGATGATCCGCAAGGAATTACTTATTCTATCCAATATTTGTGTGAAAATCATGAAATTTTGGAGGATTATATGAAAAATGATGCTCCTAAATTACAAAGAGCACATAACGTAAAATACGAAGGTAAATTTGTTGCCTTCAGAACTTTATTAAAAATGGTTGAGTAG
- a CDS encoding GNAT family N-acetyltransferase: MNNKVKIDLVKSGDFLEIAEIYNHYIQAGNATMDRSLKNRESIAKWVQDFSQRECLLVATEQEEVVGWGILKKYSDREGYRHAAEVSIYLKPKQTRKGLGSQIHENLIEKARLFDYYHLTAKIFADNQRSIQFFKSFGYRKVGIQHKIGMIDNQFLDMIILEKLIKE, encoded by the coding sequence ATGAACAATAAAGTGAAAATTGATTTGGTGAAATCTGGAGATTTTCTAGAAATTGCCGAAATTTATAATCACTATATCCAAGCAGGAAATGCTACAATGGATAGAAGTTTGAAGAACAGAGAGAGTATCGCTAAGTGGGTACAAGATTTTAGTCAAAGAGAGTGCTTACTAGTTGCCACAGAACAAGAAGAAGTTGTGGGTTGGGGAATATTAAAAAAATATTCTGATAGAGAAGGTTATCGCCATGCAGCCGAGGTCTCTATTTATCTAAAACCTAAACAAACAAGAAAAGGATTGGGCTCTCAAATCCATGAAAACCTCATTGAGAAGGCACGTTTATTTGATTATTACCATCTTACCGCAAAAATATTTGCAGACAATCAAAGAAGCATTCAATTTTTTAAATCTTTTGGCTATCGAAAAGTAGGAATTCAACATAAAATTGGAATGATAGATAACCAATTTTTAGACATGATTATCTTAGAAAAACTCATTAAGGAATGA
- a CDS encoding ABC transporter ATP-binding protein: protein MDAVIDVRDIHKHFILGDQKLEVLKGLDLKVDKGEFVAFMGPSGSGKSTLMNVLGFLDTPSSGSYIFNGKNVSNLGDRELAKIRNIEIGFVFQTFNLLPRLTTLANVALPLVYSGIPKKERERRATEVLEKVGLGDRLDHKPNQLSGGQRQRVAVARALVNNPSIILADEPTGNLDSKTSREIMALFQELNDAGNTLVVVTHEDDIAAHTKRIIRLRDGVLEKDEINENRVMI from the coding sequence ATGGATGCAGTAATTGATGTTAGGGATATTCACAAGCATTTTATACTTGGGGATCAAAAATTAGAGGTTCTAAAAGGACTTGATCTAAAAGTTGATAAAGGAGAGTTTGTAGCTTTTATGGGACCTTCAGGTTCTGGGAAATCTACCTTAATGAATGTTTTAGGTTTTTTGGATACGCCAAGTTCTGGTAGCTATATTTTTAATGGGAAAAACGTGAGTAACTTAGGCGATAGAGAGTTGGCAAAAATTAGAAATATTGAAATAGGTTTTGTTTTTCAAACTTTTAATTTACTCCCTAGGTTAACCACTTTGGCAAACGTTGCTTTACCTTTAGTTTATTCTGGTATTCCTAAAAAGGAAAGAGAACGAAGAGCCACAGAAGTATTGGAAAAAGTAGGTTTAGGAGACCGGCTTGACCATAAACCCAATCAGCTTTCTGGTGGGCAAAGGCAAAGGGTTGCTGTTGCAAGAGCATTGGTCAATAATCCTTCAATAATTCTTGCTGATGAACCTACGGGTAATTTAGATTCTAAAACTTCTAGAGAAATCATGGCACTATTTCAAGAGCTTAATGATGCAGGAAACACCTTGGTAGTTGTAACTCATGAAGACGATATTGCCGCTCACACCAAAAGAATTATTCGATTACGTGATGGCGTTTTGGAGAAAGATGAAATAAATGAAAATAGAGTGATGATTTAG
- the dusB gene encoding tRNA dihydrouridine synthase DusB translates to MVKIGDIILPKNPLILAPMEDVSDPPFRVLCKENGADLMFTEFISSEGLIRDADKSTIKLDILPEEKPVGIQIFGGNIDSMIQATKIVTEARPDILDINYGCPVKKVVGKGAGAGILQDIPKMVEMTKAVVDHTDLPVTVKTRLGWNENSIQIEEVAERLQEVGIKALSIHGRTRKQMYKGSADWTLISKIAQNPNIEIPIFGNGDIDSPQKALQMLEEYPVDGLMIGRATIGNPWIFREIKHFLETGNILPPPTIDERVDTAIKHLQKALEWKGPVLGIVETRRHYAGYFKGLRGIKPYRMKLVTSSEIPEILATLEQIRKDFRDMIFQS, encoded by the coding sequence GTGGTTAAAATTGGAGATATAATACTGCCAAAAAATCCTTTGATATTGGCGCCTATGGAAGATGTTTCAGATCCTCCTTTTCGAGTTTTATGCAAAGAGAATGGAGCTGATTTGATGTTTACAGAATTTATTTCTAGTGAAGGTTTAATTCGTGATGCAGATAAAAGCACTATTAAACTAGATATTCTTCCTGAAGAAAAGCCAGTTGGAATCCAAATTTTTGGTGGAAATATTGACTCAATGATTCAGGCAACAAAAATAGTTACCGAAGCCCGCCCAGATATTTTGGACATCAACTATGGTTGTCCCGTAAAAAAAGTAGTGGGAAAAGGAGCGGGAGCAGGGATTTTACAAGATATTCCTAAAATGGTAGAAATGACCAAGGCTGTTGTAGATCATACAGATTTGCCAGTAACGGTTAAAACCCGTTTGGGTTGGAATGAAAACAGTATCCAAATAGAAGAAGTAGCAGAAAGACTTCAAGAAGTAGGTATAAAAGCATTGTCTATTCACGGGCGTACAAGAAAACAGATGTATAAAGGTAGTGCAGACTGGACCTTAATCTCAAAAATTGCTCAAAATCCTAATATAGAAATTCCTATTTTTGGAAATGGAGATATAGATTCTCCTCAAAAAGCCCTTCAAATGCTCGAGGAATATCCTGTTGATGGTTTGATGATAGGAAGAGCAACAATAGGAAATCCATGGATTTTTAGAGAGATAAAACATTTTTTAGAAACAGGAAATATACTTCCACCACCAACAATTGATGAAAGAGTAGATACTGCAATAAAACACCTCCAAAAAGCTTTAGAATGGAAAGGACCTGTGCTAGGAATTGTAGAAACTAGAAGGCATTATGCAGGTTATTTTAAAGGATTAAGAGGAATAAAGCCCTATAGAATGAAACTGGTAACTTCTTCGGAAATACCTGAAATATTGGCAACTTTAGAACAAATTCGAAAAGATTTTCGAGATATGATTTTTCAATCATAG
- a CDS encoding cysteine dioxygenase family protein yields MNEKIQKLVDFLSSDKNLAPIAIKQFLMELKLAEKDLMHWADFHHPKHEGYGRKMVYQGSNYEVMVMSWMPGDFSGVHNHGYTQWGAVQVFGNASHYIYRMDAENDLKIARKESFQSGDIAMVNNALIHQMGNQTAQPYLSLHIYGTPDSMDDVTADSLIYEIEKNRIVKTTGGAFFMLPEEEVEYVDQLTCKDLNTQYEFVATIFPKSLYFKNKDKQQIKKWICEIEKEDVLM; encoded by the coding sequence ATGAACGAAAAAATACAAAAGCTCGTAGATTTTTTGTCAAGTGATAAAAACTTGGCACCAATTGCTATCAAGCAGTTCTTGATGGAGCTAAAATTAGCGGAAAAAGATCTTATGCATTGGGCAGATTTTCACCATCCTAAGCACGAAGGATATGGTAGAAAAATGGTTTACCAGGGCTCTAATTATGAAGTAATGGTAATGTCTTGGATGCCAGGTGATTTCTCTGGAGTGCACAATCATGGATATACTCAGTGGGGAGCTGTGCAAGTTTTTGGGAATGCATCTCATTATATTTATAGAATGGATGCTGAAAATGATCTAAAAATTGCCAGAAAGGAAAGCTTTCAATCAGGAGATATTGCAATGGTAAACAATGCATTAATTCATCAAATGGGAAACCAAACAGCACAACCTTATCTCAGTTTACATATTTATGGAACACCAGATAGTATGGATGATGTTACTGCAGATTCATTAATTTATGAAATTGAGAAAAATCGTATTGTAAAAACTACTGGAGGTGCTTTTTTTATGCTTCCAGAGGAAGAAGTGGAATATGTTGATCAGCTTACATGTAAAGATCTAAATACACAATATGAGTTTGTTGCAACAATTTTCCCAAAGTCCCTGTACTTTAAAAATAAGGACAAACAGCAGATTAAAAAATGGATCTGTGAAATAGAAAAAGAAGATGTTTTGATGTAA
- a CDS encoding T9SS type A sorting domain-containing protein, whose protein sequence is MLKYIYTFCFAILFSFSYNSQAQAPSDPGVIVSAMSGIDTIFNDGDTLQMVYTMDPDTFSGETVSWSITPITGQAVIDPMTGIVTGVLNGTVSAVATITHNGETYQGSSIVTILNQLPFFTLSPVGDTARAICGTNSTQFEMEVDVKATAQGNITFVANNLPVGANATFSPSTLNADGNVQIQITNANNTASNTLFSIIATNDFSNSVDSQQFNLEITTNSPSITFLTSPANNAVLQPQIISLDWNDAFFASSYEIQIDTNTSFANPVYTGTSGISEHQAFFNATYNKEHYWRVRAINVCGNGTWSDTWKYTTQPTAGVVGCKDSNALNYNPAAIFNDGSCTYPYHGCLDASALNYNANANTDDGSCIYNGVGIIATKVGPFTYTFQATGNVGAFSYVYWNFGDGSAIQYGNPITHNFTSNGNYLVNGFANVANAATYNPFVSISINAWGCTDQTAFNYHPQAAIDDGSCQPIVLGCIDTSALNYNANANTNDGTCIPKVFGCMNDTMFNYNPNANVDDGSCIEKVYGCIDTSALNFDANANTDNGTCIPKVLGCMDSTAFNYNANANVDDGSCVAIVNGCTNPLASNYMNNANTDDGSCVFTQPTDSIWSVVNTPDNHTILIQNMVDVSDLSVGLDSGDYIGVFYTKGAQLQCGGKSIWNGSNSAITAFKKLANIDNGFEENENFVWKLWKASTNLTYDLNTVYNASQPNQGVFETDGISEAIKFENGSTHTLDLVTGWNFVSTNVIPDNDSIHQVLQSIENRVFLVKDENGSVYWPSAGVNNINKWNIAEAYKINMTADTSLLITGTSILPEQHTITLNQGWSYIGYPRKNNANIANVLSGISNNIFLVKNGAGAVYWPSFNINNIGNMNVGAGYQIRMLEDTTFTFPANSTPILSAKKQQPKTANFYHGVAKSQRNMHIMIPENTWQNKPELHAEIGVFVGDKLVGAGVYQNTHLPITIFGDEAKSIDGKDLTFKINSGGKEQNLNLEFNNFQQKSTFIENEILIVKKAKLTNSVQVLEPIQIDFIKETIIISQENSDLVSYQVRITDNLGRLIIQEQFETEEVNIKLDDLKIGTYFVEIKTNSYSSTEKIVIKE, encoded by the coding sequence ATGCTGAAGTATATTTACACATTTTGTTTTGCAATTTTATTTAGTTTTTCTTACAACTCCCAAGCACAAGCCCCTTCAGACCCTGGAGTGATTGTTTCGGCAATGTCTGGGATAGATACAATTTTCAATGATGGTGATACGCTGCAAATGGTATACACAATGGATCCAGATACCTTTTCAGGAGAAACGGTAAGTTGGTCTATAACGCCCATTACGGGACAAGCAGTTATCGATCCTATGACTGGAATAGTTACAGGAGTTCTCAACGGAACAGTTTCAGCTGTAGCCACAATAACTCATAATGGTGAAACATATCAAGGATCCAGCATTGTAACGATTTTAAATCAATTACCTTTTTTCACACTTTCACCTGTGGGAGATACCGCAAGAGCAATTTGCGGTACGAACTCTACGCAGTTTGAAATGGAAGTAGATGTAAAGGCAACAGCCCAAGGAAACATCACTTTTGTAGCGAACAATCTTCCTGTAGGAGCAAATGCCACTTTTTCTCCCAGTACGCTTAATGCAGATGGAAATGTTCAGATTCAAATAACCAATGCGAATAATACCGCATCTAATACATTGTTTTCGATAATTGCTACAAATGATTTTTCAAATTCTGTAGATTCTCAACAGTTTAATTTGGAAATTACGACAAACTCACCATCGATCACTTTTTTAACTTCCCCAGCAAATAATGCTGTTTTACAGCCGCAAATAATCTCTTTAGATTGGAATGATGCATTTTTTGCTTCTTCTTATGAAATCCAGATAGATACAAATACGTCATTTGCAAATCCAGTTTATACTGGAACTTCTGGGATCTCAGAACATCAAGCATTTTTTAATGCAACCTATAACAAAGAGCATTATTGGAGAGTACGAGCCATAAATGTTTGTGGAAACGGAACATGGTCTGATACATGGAAATATACAACTCAACCTACAGCAGGAGTAGTGGGGTGTAAAGACTCAAATGCTTTAAATTATAATCCTGCAGCTATTTTTAATGATGGTTCTTGTACCTACCCATATCATGGATGTTTGGATGCTAGTGCATTAAATTATAATGCCAATGCAAACACAGATGATGGTTCTTGTATTTATAATGGAGTAGGGATAATTGCAACAAAAGTAGGACCCTTTACCTATACTTTTCAGGCAACTGGAAATGTGGGTGCCTTTTCTTATGTTTATTGGAATTTTGGAGATGGAAGTGCAATCCAGTATGGAAACCCAATCACACATAACTTTACTTCAAATGGGAATTATTTAGTTAATGGTTTTGCAAACGTTGCAAATGCTGCTACTTACAATCCTTTTGTGTCCATATCTATCAATGCCTGGGGATGTACAGATCAAACAGCCTTTAATTACCATCCACAAGCAGCAATTGATGATGGAAGTTGCCAACCAATAGTTCTTGGATGTATAGACACTTCCGCCTTAAATTATAATGCAAATGCAAATACCAATGATGGAACATGTATTCCTAAAGTATTTGGATGTATGAATGACACTATGTTTAACTATAATCCAAATGCCAATGTAGATGATGGATCATGTATTGAAAAAGTCTATGGATGTATTGACACAAGTGCATTGAATTTTGATGCCAATGCAAATACGGATAATGGAACATGTATTCCAAAAGTTTTGGGATGTATGGATTCAACAGCATTTAATTATAATGCAAATGCCAATGTAGATGATGGTAGTTGTGTAGCAATTGTGAATGGATGTACCAATCCATTAGCATCAAATTATATGAACAATGCGAATACCGATGATGGTTCATGTGTGTTTACTCAACCTACGGATAGTATTTGGAGTGTAGTCAATACACCTGATAACCACACGATCCTTATTCAAAATATGGTTGATGTTTCTGATTTAAGTGTAGGATTAGATTCAGGAGATTATATTGGCGTTTTTTACACAAAAGGAGCTCAATTACAATGTGGAGGAAAAAGCATTTGGAATGGATCAAATTCTGCAATTACTGCTTTCAAAAAACTGGCAAACATAGATAACGGATTTGAAGAAAATGAGAACTTTGTTTGGAAACTATGGAAAGCAAGTACAAATCTAACTTATGATTTGAATACAGTTTATAATGCTTCTCAGCCAAATCAAGGCGTGTTTGAAACAGATGGAATCAGTGAAGCGATTAAATTCGAAAATGGTTCTACTCATACTTTAGATTTAGTGACAGGATGGAATTTTGTTTCTACCAATGTTATTCCAGACAATGATTCTATTCATCAAGTTTTACAATCAATAGAAAATAGAGTTTTCCTTGTGAAAGACGAAAATGGATCAGTTTATTGGCCAAGTGCAGGTGTTAATAATATTAATAAGTGGAATATTGCAGAAGCTTATAAAATAAATATGACAGCTGACACAAGTTTGTTGATTACAGGAACAAGTATTTTGCCAGAACAACACACAATTACACTCAATCAAGGATGGTCTTATATTGGGTATCCTAGAAAGAATAATGCAAATATAGCAAATGTTCTTAGCGGTATTTCTAATAATATTTTCCTTGTGAAAAATGGTGCAGGAGCAGTTTATTGGCCAAGTTTCAATATTAATAATATTGGAAACATGAACGTAGGTGCGGGTTATCAAATAAGAATGTTAGAAGACACTACATTTACATTTCCTGCAAATTCTACTCCTATTCTGTCAGCAAAAAAACAGCAGCCTAAGACAGCTAATTTCTATCATGGTGTAGCTAAAAGTCAAAGAAATATGCACATTATGATTCCTGAAAATACTTGGCAAAACAAACCAGAGCTTCACGCTGAAATAGGTGTTTTTGTAGGAGACAAACTAGTAGGAGCAGGAGTTTATCAAAACACTCATTTACCTATAACAATATTTGGAGATGAAGCTAAAAGCATTGACGGAAAAGACCTAACTTTCAAAATAAATTCAGGTGGGAAAGAACAAAATCTAAACCTTGAATTTAATAATTTCCAACAGAAAAGTACTTTTATAGAAAACGAAATTTTGATTGTAAAAAAGGCGAAGTTGACAAATTCTGTGCAGGTTTTGGAACCGATACAAATAGATTTCATCAAAGAAACTATTATAATTTCTCAGGAGAACAGCGACTTGGTTTCATACCAAGTGAGAATTACAGACAACCTCGGAAGATTGATTATTCAAGAGCAATTTGAAACCGAAGAAGTGAATATAAAGTTAGATGATTTAAAGATAGGGACTTATTTTGTTGAGATTAAGACAAACAGTTATTCCTCTACAGAGAAAATTGTTATCAAGGAATAA